Proteins encoded by one window of Arachis ipaensis cultivar K30076 chromosome B04, Araip1.1, whole genome shotgun sequence:
- the LOC107639277 gene encoding uncharacterized protein LOC107639277 isoform X3 — MIFMSSPFTHFCFLTQQKPRSRHVPFPPLFSKAAKVPNPPSATIPIPIVKDIKLSMGFYDKHNNAAGKLPDYGAIFLSNSATKRECFKKGLFGLPSSAIHFVEQIKAGMILFLFEYEKKQLHGVFKAASDGGMNIVPNAFSSLRTQFSAQVHELLHLFSMRRLEPEIPERLSSRMKDLKSESYPMGKSGRSVDHGMHIECVKDDGQGVDASMSPVMQHKFQGDSIQYYGEAEFRFNASGSATNKQGRPGEFSVDTSSGYIGNYMTSYDDFGYASHEKEHYMDMHCGPTLSSGYSRSLSDNIRVNGDGVSTTSRLSEELRQTGQRMSFSDDNPGLHHSSTNSTDFYGKPELEHNSLIQNQLRPTSGTVQPIHQPFNNSRATRGGTVSKGTFLYDPDYTPRPSHLEHNSLAQNQFRPTSAKIQPVDSCVTHGDVGSKRTFLYDPEYPDLNFSQSSSVRFNNGPNSILESALPSNCGVNSSSNQTCLMPTELNDMNRCHDVGYDFLNHGLYGRDRDYLPFNVARKADQIAAESVVYEGHNDIPSLNSSSSLVPPSDIGSDRVNEIFSLFQNRKSYLGDDVHPMSSRGNLDHEMTLEKNNESFIPDVPWASEGYFHVQYDDSLVNEYDTECYGDCQNRSFGYPKKKVSVFSRLTFMQDVNKIEKRNKASYEGYGMDTSVDQVMEMVHQSHHQWMLKRKATPLVKRNIAESLKDKTPIISSRIKSDCSSKDKTPIISSRMKRDCSLKDKTQISPKIKKDCSECSTNDVSMDLTAAASGGNTNKTPIVDFKRRSKVRKFNDESEIKSSNESANGENVMLELPKRRKLIRPNFNKNSTPDDRGIHLRMPQNVQAPFSHQSSNLNNVSQNGCEP, encoded by the exons ATGATCTTTATGAGTTCACCGTTCACCCATTTTTGTTTTTTGACGCAGCAAAAACCGCGATCACGTCACGTTCCCTTCCCTCCTCTTTTCTCCAAAGCGGCAAAAGTACCAAACCCTCCCTCCGCCACCATTCCCATCCCCATCG TAAAAGATATCAAATTATCAATGGGGTTCTATGATAAGCATAACAATGCTGCTGGAAAGCTACCGGATTATGGAGCGATCTTTTTGTCAAATAGTGCAACGAAGAGGGAATGTTTTAAGAAGGGACTTTTCGGTCTCCCTTCGTCTGCAATCCACTTTGTAGAGCAGATTAAGGCTGGCATGATTCTGTTTCTGTTTGAATATGAGAAGAAACAACTTCATGGGGTGTTCAAGGCTGCCAGTGATGGTGGTATGAATATCGTGCCTAATGCCTTTAGTTCGTTGAGGACTCAATTCTCTGCTCAG GTCCATGAACTCCTACATCTGTTCAGTATGAGAAGGCTAGAACCAGAGATTCCTGAGAGATTATCATCTCGAATGAAAGACTTGAAATCAGAGTCATACCCAATGGGCAAATCTGGAAGATCTGTTGATCATGGAATGCATATAGAGTGTGTGAAAGATGATGGGCAAGGTGTGGATGCTAGCATGTCACCAGTAATGCAACATAAATTCCAAGGAGATTCTATACAATACTATGGAGAAGCTGAATTTAGATTTAATGCAAGTGGCAGTGCAACAAATAAGCAAGGAAGACCTGGTGAATTCTCAGTGGACACCTCAAGTGGATACATTGGCAACTATATGACATCATACGATGATTTTGGGTATGCTTCGCATGAGAAAGAACATTATATGGATATGCATTGTGGGCCAACCCTCTCATCTGGATACTCTAGAAGTCTGTCTGATAACATTAGAGTTAATGGTGATGGTGTATCAACGACTAGTAGGTTAAGTGAAGAATTGAGACAGACAGGTCAGAGAATGTCGTTTTCAGACGATAATCCTGGTTTACATCATTCCAGTACCAATTCAACAGACTTTTATGGCAAGCCTGAGTTAGAGCATAATTCTTTGATTCAAAATCAGCTGAGACCTACATCTGGTACAGTTCAGCCAATCCACCAACCGTTCAACAATTCTCGTGCAACACGTGGAGGTACGGTTTCTAAGGGAACCTTTCTGTACGATCCAGATTACACTCCAAGACCATCCCATTTAGAGCATAATTCTTTGGCTCAAAATCAATTTAGGCCAACTTCTGCTAAGATTCAACCTGTTGATTCATGTGTAACACATGGAGATGTGGGTTCTAAGAGGACCTTTCTGTATGATCCAGAATATCCTGATTTAAATTTTAGTCAGTCTTCATCTGTGAGATTTAACAATGGTCCGAACTCAATACTAGAGAGTGCTCTTCCAAGCAACTGTGGAGTGAATTCCTCGAGTAATCAAACATGTCTCATGCCTACAGAATTGAATGATATGAATAGATGCCACGATGTTGGCTATGACTTTCTAAATCATGGTCTGTATGGTAGAGACAGGGACTACTTGCCTTTCAATGTTGCTAGGAAAGCTGACCAGATTGCAGCTGAATCTGTTGTATATGAGGGTCACAATGATATTCCTTCCTTAAACTCGTCATCATCCCTTGTTCCTCCTTCAGATATTGGAAGCGACAGAGTAAATGAGATCTTTTCTTTGTTCCAAAATCGCAAATCATATTTGGGCGATGATGTCCATCCCATGTCATCTAGAGGAAATCTGGATCATGAGATGACACTGGAGAAGAATAATGAGTCATTTATTCCTGATGTTCCTTGGGCTAGTGAGGGTTATTTCCATGTCCAATATGATGATTCATTAGTTAATGAATATGATACTGAATGTTATGGTGATTGTCAAAATAGAAGTTTTGGTTATCCAAAGAAAAAAGTTAGTGTGTTTTCTCGCTTAACTTTCATGCAGGATgttaacaaaatagaaaaaaggAACAAAGCATCATATGAGGGATATGGCATGGACACCTCAGTTGATCAAGTGATGGAAATGGTTCATCAGAGCCATCATCAATGGATGCTGAAAAGAAAGGCAACACCATTAGTTAAACGCAACATAGCTGAAAGTTTAAAGGATAAAACTCCAATCATTAGCTCCAGGATCAAGAGTGATTGCAGTTCAAAGGATAAAACCCCAATAATTAGCTCGAGGATGAAGAGAGATTGTAGTTTGAAGGATAAAACTCAAATTAGCCCAAAGATCAAGAAGGATTGCTCTGAATGTTCGACAAATGATGTAAGTATGGATTTGACTGCTGCTGCAAGTGGGGGCAATACCAATAAAACACCTATTGTGGATTTCAAGCGCCGTAGCAAAGTTAGAAAATTTAATGATGAGAGTGAGATCAAAAGTTCCAATGAGAGTGCCAATGGTGAGAATGTGATGCTTGAGCTGCCAAAGAGAAGGAAGTTGATACGACCtaatttcaacaagaattccaCTCCTGATGACAGGGGCATTCATCTTAGAATGCCTCAAAATGTACAAGCACCATTTTCACATCAAAGTTCTAATTTAAATAATGTGTCTCAAAATGGCTGTGAACCTTAA
- the LOC107639277 gene encoding uncharacterized protein LOC107639277 isoform X2 — translation MIFMSSPFTHFCFLTQQKPRSRHVPFPPLFSKAAKVPNPPSATIPIPIDIKLSMGFYDKHNNAAGKLPDYGAIFLSNSATKRECFKKGLFGLPSSAIHFVEQIKAGMILFLFEYEKKQLHGVFKAASDGGMNIVPNAFSSLRTQFSAQVKFIPIWHCKPLSQSVFKYAIIENYFSANKFNFGLSEKQVHELLHLFSMRRLEPEIPERLSSRMKDLKSESYPMGKSGRSVDHGMHIECVKDDGQGVDASMSPVMQHKFQGDSIQYYGEAEFRFNASGSATNKQGRPGEFSVDTSSGYIGNYMTSYDDFGYASHEKEHYMDMHCGPTLSSGYSRSLSDNIRVNGDGVSTTSRLSEELRQTGQRMSFSDDNPGLHHSSTNSTDFYGKPELEHNSLIQNQLRPTSGTVQPIHQPFNNSRATRGGTVSKGTFLYDPDYTPRPSHLEHNSLAQNQFRPTSAKIQPVDSCVTHGDVGSKRTFLYDPEYPDLNFSQSSSVRFNNGPNSILESALPSNCGVNSSSNQTCLMPTELNDMNRCHDVGYDFLNHGLYGRDRDYLPFNVARKADQIAAESVVYEGHNDIPSLNSSSSLVPPSDIGSDRVNEIFSLFQNRKSYLGDDVHPMSSRGNLDHEMTLEKNNESFIPDVPWASEGYFHVQYDDSLVNEYDTECYGDCQNRSFGYPKKKVSVFSRLTFMQDVNKIEKRNKASYEGYGMDTSVDQVMEMVHQSHHQWMLKRKATPLVKRNIAESLKDKTPIISSRIKSDCSSKDKTPIISSRMKRDCSLKDKTQISPKIKKDCSECSTNDVSMDLTAAASGGNTNKTPIVDFKRRSKVRKFNDESEIKSSNESANGENVMLELPKRRKLIRPNFNKNSTPDDRGIHLRMPQNVQAPFSHQSSNLNNVSQNGCEP, via the exons ATGATCTTTATGAGTTCACCGTTCACCCATTTTTGTTTTTTGACGCAGCAAAAACCGCGATCACGTCACGTTCCCTTCCCTCCTCTTTTCTCCAAAGCGGCAAAAGTACCAAACCCTCCCTCCGCCACCATTCCCATCCCCATCG ATATCAAATTATCAATGGGGTTCTATGATAAGCATAACAATGCTGCTGGAAAGCTACCGGATTATGGAGCGATCTTTTTGTCAAATAGTGCAACGAAGAGGGAATGTTTTAAGAAGGGACTTTTCGGTCTCCCTTCGTCTGCAATCCACTTTGTAGAGCAGATTAAGGCTGGCATGATTCTGTTTCTGTTTGAATATGAGAAGAAACAACTTCATGGGGTGTTCAAGGCTGCCAGTGATGGTGGTATGAATATCGTGCCTAATGCCTTTAGTTCGTTGAGGACTCAATTCTCTGCTCAG GTTAAGTTCATTCCAATATGGCATTGTAAGCCACTCTCACAAAGTGTATTCAAGTATGCAATCATAGAAAACTACTTTTCAGCCAACAAGTTCAACTTTGGGCTTTCTGAAAAGCAG GTCCATGAACTCCTACATCTGTTCAGTATGAGAAGGCTAGAACCAGAGATTCCTGAGAGATTATCATCTCGAATGAAAGACTTGAAATCAGAGTCATACCCAATGGGCAAATCTGGAAGATCTGTTGATCATGGAATGCATATAGAGTGTGTGAAAGATGATGGGCAAGGTGTGGATGCTAGCATGTCACCAGTAATGCAACATAAATTCCAAGGAGATTCTATACAATACTATGGAGAAGCTGAATTTAGATTTAATGCAAGTGGCAGTGCAACAAATAAGCAAGGAAGACCTGGTGAATTCTCAGTGGACACCTCAAGTGGATACATTGGCAACTATATGACATCATACGATGATTTTGGGTATGCTTCGCATGAGAAAGAACATTATATGGATATGCATTGTGGGCCAACCCTCTCATCTGGATACTCTAGAAGTCTGTCTGATAACATTAGAGTTAATGGTGATGGTGTATCAACGACTAGTAGGTTAAGTGAAGAATTGAGACAGACAGGTCAGAGAATGTCGTTTTCAGACGATAATCCTGGTTTACATCATTCCAGTACCAATTCAACAGACTTTTATGGCAAGCCTGAGTTAGAGCATAATTCTTTGATTCAAAATCAGCTGAGACCTACATCTGGTACAGTTCAGCCAATCCACCAACCGTTCAACAATTCTCGTGCAACACGTGGAGGTACGGTTTCTAAGGGAACCTTTCTGTACGATCCAGATTACACTCCAAGACCATCCCATTTAGAGCATAATTCTTTGGCTCAAAATCAATTTAGGCCAACTTCTGCTAAGATTCAACCTGTTGATTCATGTGTAACACATGGAGATGTGGGTTCTAAGAGGACCTTTCTGTATGATCCAGAATATCCTGATTTAAATTTTAGTCAGTCTTCATCTGTGAGATTTAACAATGGTCCGAACTCAATACTAGAGAGTGCTCTTCCAAGCAACTGTGGAGTGAATTCCTCGAGTAATCAAACATGTCTCATGCCTACAGAATTGAATGATATGAATAGATGCCACGATGTTGGCTATGACTTTCTAAATCATGGTCTGTATGGTAGAGACAGGGACTACTTGCCTTTCAATGTTGCTAGGAAAGCTGACCAGATTGCAGCTGAATCTGTTGTATATGAGGGTCACAATGATATTCCTTCCTTAAACTCGTCATCATCCCTTGTTCCTCCTTCAGATATTGGAAGCGACAGAGTAAATGAGATCTTTTCTTTGTTCCAAAATCGCAAATCATATTTGGGCGATGATGTCCATCCCATGTCATCTAGAGGAAATCTGGATCATGAGATGACACTGGAGAAGAATAATGAGTCATTTATTCCTGATGTTCCTTGGGCTAGTGAGGGTTATTTCCATGTCCAATATGATGATTCATTAGTTAATGAATATGATACTGAATGTTATGGTGATTGTCAAAATAGAAGTTTTGGTTATCCAAAGAAAAAAGTTAGTGTGTTTTCTCGCTTAACTTTCATGCAGGATgttaacaaaatagaaaaaaggAACAAAGCATCATATGAGGGATATGGCATGGACACCTCAGTTGATCAAGTGATGGAAATGGTTCATCAGAGCCATCATCAATGGATGCTGAAAAGAAAGGCAACACCATTAGTTAAACGCAACATAGCTGAAAGTTTAAAGGATAAAACTCCAATCATTAGCTCCAGGATCAAGAGTGATTGCAGTTCAAAGGATAAAACCCCAATAATTAGCTCGAGGATGAAGAGAGATTGTAGTTTGAAGGATAAAACTCAAATTAGCCCAAAGATCAAGAAGGATTGCTCTGAATGTTCGACAAATGATGTAAGTATGGATTTGACTGCTGCTGCAAGTGGGGGCAATACCAATAAAACACCTATTGTGGATTTCAAGCGCCGTAGCAAAGTTAGAAAATTTAATGATGAGAGTGAGATCAAAAGTTCCAATGAGAGTGCCAATGGTGAGAATGTGATGCTTGAGCTGCCAAAGAGAAGGAAGTTGATACGACCtaatttcaacaagaattccaCTCCTGATGACAGGGGCATTCATCTTAGAATGCCTCAAAATGTACAAGCACCATTTTCACATCAAAGTTCTAATTTAAATAATGTGTCTCAAAATGGCTGTGAACCTTAA
- the LOC107639277 gene encoding uncharacterized protein LOC107639277 isoform X1, which translates to MIFMSSPFTHFCFLTQQKPRSRHVPFPPLFSKAAKVPNPPSATIPIPIVKDIKLSMGFYDKHNNAAGKLPDYGAIFLSNSATKRECFKKGLFGLPSSAIHFVEQIKAGMILFLFEYEKKQLHGVFKAASDGGMNIVPNAFSSLRTQFSAQVKFIPIWHCKPLSQSVFKYAIIENYFSANKFNFGLSEKQVHELLHLFSMRRLEPEIPERLSSRMKDLKSESYPMGKSGRSVDHGMHIECVKDDGQGVDASMSPVMQHKFQGDSIQYYGEAEFRFNASGSATNKQGRPGEFSVDTSSGYIGNYMTSYDDFGYASHEKEHYMDMHCGPTLSSGYSRSLSDNIRVNGDGVSTTSRLSEELRQTGQRMSFSDDNPGLHHSSTNSTDFYGKPELEHNSLIQNQLRPTSGTVQPIHQPFNNSRATRGGTVSKGTFLYDPDYTPRPSHLEHNSLAQNQFRPTSAKIQPVDSCVTHGDVGSKRTFLYDPEYPDLNFSQSSSVRFNNGPNSILESALPSNCGVNSSSNQTCLMPTELNDMNRCHDVGYDFLNHGLYGRDRDYLPFNVARKADQIAAESVVYEGHNDIPSLNSSSSLVPPSDIGSDRVNEIFSLFQNRKSYLGDDVHPMSSRGNLDHEMTLEKNNESFIPDVPWASEGYFHVQYDDSLVNEYDTECYGDCQNRSFGYPKKKVSVFSRLTFMQDVNKIEKRNKASYEGYGMDTSVDQVMEMVHQSHHQWMLKRKATPLVKRNIAESLKDKTPIISSRIKSDCSSKDKTPIISSRMKRDCSLKDKTQISPKIKKDCSECSTNDVSMDLTAAASGGNTNKTPIVDFKRRSKVRKFNDESEIKSSNESANGENVMLELPKRRKLIRPNFNKNSTPDDRGIHLRMPQNVQAPFSHQSSNLNNVSQNGCEP; encoded by the exons ATGATCTTTATGAGTTCACCGTTCACCCATTTTTGTTTTTTGACGCAGCAAAAACCGCGATCACGTCACGTTCCCTTCCCTCCTCTTTTCTCCAAAGCGGCAAAAGTACCAAACCCTCCCTCCGCCACCATTCCCATCCCCATCG TAAAAGATATCAAATTATCAATGGGGTTCTATGATAAGCATAACAATGCTGCTGGAAAGCTACCGGATTATGGAGCGATCTTTTTGTCAAATAGTGCAACGAAGAGGGAATGTTTTAAGAAGGGACTTTTCGGTCTCCCTTCGTCTGCAATCCACTTTGTAGAGCAGATTAAGGCTGGCATGATTCTGTTTCTGTTTGAATATGAGAAGAAACAACTTCATGGGGTGTTCAAGGCTGCCAGTGATGGTGGTATGAATATCGTGCCTAATGCCTTTAGTTCGTTGAGGACTCAATTCTCTGCTCAG GTTAAGTTCATTCCAATATGGCATTGTAAGCCACTCTCACAAAGTGTATTCAAGTATGCAATCATAGAAAACTACTTTTCAGCCAACAAGTTCAACTTTGGGCTTTCTGAAAAGCAG GTCCATGAACTCCTACATCTGTTCAGTATGAGAAGGCTAGAACCAGAGATTCCTGAGAGATTATCATCTCGAATGAAAGACTTGAAATCAGAGTCATACCCAATGGGCAAATCTGGAAGATCTGTTGATCATGGAATGCATATAGAGTGTGTGAAAGATGATGGGCAAGGTGTGGATGCTAGCATGTCACCAGTAATGCAACATAAATTCCAAGGAGATTCTATACAATACTATGGAGAAGCTGAATTTAGATTTAATGCAAGTGGCAGTGCAACAAATAAGCAAGGAAGACCTGGTGAATTCTCAGTGGACACCTCAAGTGGATACATTGGCAACTATATGACATCATACGATGATTTTGGGTATGCTTCGCATGAGAAAGAACATTATATGGATATGCATTGTGGGCCAACCCTCTCATCTGGATACTCTAGAAGTCTGTCTGATAACATTAGAGTTAATGGTGATGGTGTATCAACGACTAGTAGGTTAAGTGAAGAATTGAGACAGACAGGTCAGAGAATGTCGTTTTCAGACGATAATCCTGGTTTACATCATTCCAGTACCAATTCAACAGACTTTTATGGCAAGCCTGAGTTAGAGCATAATTCTTTGATTCAAAATCAGCTGAGACCTACATCTGGTACAGTTCAGCCAATCCACCAACCGTTCAACAATTCTCGTGCAACACGTGGAGGTACGGTTTCTAAGGGAACCTTTCTGTACGATCCAGATTACACTCCAAGACCATCCCATTTAGAGCATAATTCTTTGGCTCAAAATCAATTTAGGCCAACTTCTGCTAAGATTCAACCTGTTGATTCATGTGTAACACATGGAGATGTGGGTTCTAAGAGGACCTTTCTGTATGATCCAGAATATCCTGATTTAAATTTTAGTCAGTCTTCATCTGTGAGATTTAACAATGGTCCGAACTCAATACTAGAGAGTGCTCTTCCAAGCAACTGTGGAGTGAATTCCTCGAGTAATCAAACATGTCTCATGCCTACAGAATTGAATGATATGAATAGATGCCACGATGTTGGCTATGACTTTCTAAATCATGGTCTGTATGGTAGAGACAGGGACTACTTGCCTTTCAATGTTGCTAGGAAAGCTGACCAGATTGCAGCTGAATCTGTTGTATATGAGGGTCACAATGATATTCCTTCCTTAAACTCGTCATCATCCCTTGTTCCTCCTTCAGATATTGGAAGCGACAGAGTAAATGAGATCTTTTCTTTGTTCCAAAATCGCAAATCATATTTGGGCGATGATGTCCATCCCATGTCATCTAGAGGAAATCTGGATCATGAGATGACACTGGAGAAGAATAATGAGTCATTTATTCCTGATGTTCCTTGGGCTAGTGAGGGTTATTTCCATGTCCAATATGATGATTCATTAGTTAATGAATATGATACTGAATGTTATGGTGATTGTCAAAATAGAAGTTTTGGTTATCCAAAGAAAAAAGTTAGTGTGTTTTCTCGCTTAACTTTCATGCAGGATgttaacaaaatagaaaaaaggAACAAAGCATCATATGAGGGATATGGCATGGACACCTCAGTTGATCAAGTGATGGAAATGGTTCATCAGAGCCATCATCAATGGATGCTGAAAAGAAAGGCAACACCATTAGTTAAACGCAACATAGCTGAAAGTTTAAAGGATAAAACTCCAATCATTAGCTCCAGGATCAAGAGTGATTGCAGTTCAAAGGATAAAACCCCAATAATTAGCTCGAGGATGAAGAGAGATTGTAGTTTGAAGGATAAAACTCAAATTAGCCCAAAGATCAAGAAGGATTGCTCTGAATGTTCGACAAATGATGTAAGTATGGATTTGACTGCTGCTGCAAGTGGGGGCAATACCAATAAAACACCTATTGTGGATTTCAAGCGCCGTAGCAAAGTTAGAAAATTTAATGATGAGAGTGAGATCAAAAGTTCCAATGAGAGTGCCAATGGTGAGAATGTGATGCTTGAGCTGCCAAAGAGAAGGAAGTTGATACGACCtaatttcaacaagaattccaCTCCTGATGACAGGGGCATTCATCTTAGAATGCCTCAAAATGTACAAGCACCATTTTCACATCAAAGTTCTAATTTAAATAATGTGTCTCAAAATGGCTGTGAACCTTAA